TTGACTTACAAGAGTCCTTGGTCCTTGAAAGAGTGTAATGGTACATGTGAATAAATATAATGCAGTAATTAGAGACATGAACCAACACGGTACGGCTTATATTTTAGGTTATGGCCCTAAAAAGGGTTGAATGATAAACCATACAAATTCATAGTCAACACCAAATATATGCTTTCATGgcttagttgagttgagttgatttgatttgatatttatATAGCTGTAACAAGCTCTATTAAAACAATTACTCTGCAAAAGCAGAGAATAATAATTCAAAGCAGTGAAGAATCAATGACTTCACATCTACACCATAGCATGAAGAGAAAACACACTTAAAGCTTAAGGAGGTCAACTATGTAGGTATCACTTAAAAGCATAGATTTTGCAGTAAATCTTTTCTAGTCCGCTCATAGACCCACATATCCTACTTATGGATAAGGACTGCTTTaaggaaaaataacaaatttccACTTACAGCACTAACAGGAAGTTCAACCATTGTTTACAGATAGAGCACAAGACACAGTCACACAAGTGTCAGAGATACCTAGACCATATCACACTAACTCCACCAcagatgcattttttttttcttcttctttttgttttttcccccCCTAAAACTAGACCCACATATCCTACTTATGGATAAGGACTGAAAAGCAATTaaggaaaaataacaaatttccACTTACAGCACTAACAGGAAGTTCAACCATTGTTTACAGACAGAGCACAAGACACAGTCACACAAGTGTCTGAGATACCTAGACCATATCACGCTAACTCCACCAcagatgcattttttttttcttcttcttctttttgttttttcccccCCTAAAACCGAATCAGAACCAAGCAAAATACCAACACCATCCAACAATCAGAACCAGCAAAATCACTAACACCAGTTACAGcatccaacaacaaacaaaagacCGAATTATTTTCCCCCTCAAACCGAATCAGTattttcaaacaataatttcagagagagaaagagagccagagagagagaggggctgcggGTGGCGGTTTCCGACGGACGGAGGAGGAGAACTCCGGTGAAGCAGCGCCGGCAAGGAGACTACCCACGACCGGAGAGGGACGCCGGACGCCGATTTGGGACGGGGACTGTACGAAGagaattcagagagagagaaggggggtGCGTTCCCCTCCAACCGGTTTTGacggaaaaaaaagaaaagaaaagaaaaaaacgattAATAAAGTGCCTTTCTAGGTAGGCTTGTTGTATCGCTGTTATAAAGATTGAGTACGAGAATCATTTATCGTCACATTAATGGGGGTTGATCCTTGCACCCCATGTTGTACACAATTTGTGTAACAACCCACTCACATGGTAGGTCGCCCATATGAGTGGTTATGCAGGGAGGTTTTTCCCATATTAATTGCCCGCTTTTGTAGAAACTTGGAAAAGTATCCTGACGTGGCAGTTTCCCATTTGCCACCTTCACCAAATCGACGTAAATCCCACACAAAAGTCAAAGGTCAAATCCATCCCCTACGCGTAGGTGCACCCGTATAGATATTCAACCTACCATTATCTTCAACCTTAATTCATTTCACAgacccacagagagagagggggggagagagagagagagagagagagatgggttgGCTAACGCGATTCCTAGCGGCGGTGGCGTTCTTGGCGATTGGAGTGATATTCTCTCCGGAGACCTTCGGATCGAAATCGGACGGTCAGAATTTGACGAAGCTTGCAATCTATCTCAAGCTGGCTCATCTTCTCAGTTTCTCCACGGCCTTCGGAGCCGCTCTCTGGGTCACTTTCATCGGCGGCATCATCATGTTCAAGTACCACTCTTTTCTCTTTGTCCCTTATTCTTACTATGCCAATTGCCACAAGGCCGTGCTTGGTTACCCAGAAAAAGGAATTACATGTTTCAGTTTTGTGCGTGTTATGATTGTCTTTGTTTAGAAAGATGTAAGATTTGTGTTGGACTCttttataaaaaggaaaaaattacgCAATGGTTCCCTGATGGTTTAGAATTTTGAGACTTCAAAATTAAGTAGAGGGTTTAAGCTATGTTTGGTTAGTGAGAAAGTATTAGGATAAAGaattctgaaaaaagaaaaagaatttgaagggttttgttttgagttattttGGTTCTTGAAATTGTGAAGTTAAATTGAGACAACTAGGTGGTTTTTCCTATGCTCAATTTTTAGCTTAGTTTAATGTTCATctagatactttttttttttttttttgaataagtttCATCTAAATACTTAAGTGATAAAGCTTTAAGATTCAACGATTGGCTTTCGTTTCTATTCTGGATTATTGGCTGGGCAAACCCAATAGAGCAAGGTGGTTTATTATGTGTCAGTGATGATGTATAATAATTTGTACAAGCAATGCCATACAAACAAATCATACAAAAAGTTCATACACAATTACAGAGTGGTGCGCCTTGTGCACCAATTTGGATGTGGCTTGTAAAAGATTATCCATGTCATTTCATAGGAAAGCTTTGTATGAGTAGCATTTTACTAaactatttttgttaaaaacccgTTTGGCAATTCAGGAATCTTCCGCGGCATCAGTTTGGAAATCTTCAAAGCAAGATGTTTCCTGCGTATTTCTCCATGGTTGGGGTCTGTTGTGCAATATCAGCGGGGTCGTTTGGGTATCTGCATCCATGGAAGTCGTCGTCTACTGCTGAGAAGTACCAGCTTGGTTTCTTGCTGTCTTCGTTCGCATTCAACCTCGCCAATTTGTTTGTGTTTACACCCATGACCATCGAGGtaaatttcttttaagtttCAAGTTCTTTTGGACATTTATGCAATGAGAATTTGTGATGTTTTTAGTTATGCAGTATGGCTTTTCTGATTTTTCCCGACTGTAAGTTAATATCAAATCTCTATTTGTGGATTATATCCCCTCTATGAGGTGGCCTTTAGCATTCTCAAATCCTATGTTGCATGTGTGTGTATGTTTGTGGGTGAAGGGATTTGAAGGCAACACTTAATCCAAAACTATATGTAAAAGATACATCCAGCAGAATGATTTGCTTCGACAGGGTTTTTATGAGGTGATGTGAAAATTACCTTGCCTATATGTACTCATGAGAAACTGCAAAATATGAGAGAGTTCAGCTTCCTATATACATCCTGCAGTATGATTTACTTTGACAGGGTTTTTATGAGGTGATGTGAAAATTACCTTGCCTATATATACTCATGAGAAACTGCAAAATATGAGAGAGTTTAGCTTCCTATATATATGTCATGTGTAGGTTCTAACTAGTCATTGAACTTAACAATATCTTTTAAAGGGCTTTTGACCCTTAAGCTTCATGTTGTTTTAAGATTTAACTTACGAGTAATGCAACTTTTCTCATCAATTCCACACCAGTTaacgtgacgtgttttaagtggcttctcATGTTAGtcagttctaaaaaaaaaaaaaagccacttaCAACATGTTACGTCGGTCGGTGTGAAATAGGTATGAAGAGGAGCATTACTCTTAACTTAATGGTGAGCTTTAGCCAAATGATTGAATTAGGTTCAATTGATTTGATGCTTTTTTTAGTCCCAAGTAGTGAAGAATTGCATTTAATCTGGGTCCTAAACAGTTTAAAATCAAGTTTTAATCTTTTGATTTCTTGTTTCTATCTTTGCACTTTCATAACCGCCAATTAAGAGACTTGAGTTGTTCATTTGTAGGTTTggtttgatgtttttttttttttgttcttcagagAAATGGTCAAGTAATGCTCTTTTTATTCATGCTGAAAATGATACCTAGTATAAAGTCCTTGTTCGTGGAGTTTTTGATTAGTCTCTCATGTT
Above is a genomic segment from Alnus glutinosa chromosome 12, dhAlnGlut1.1, whole genome shotgun sequence containing:
- the LOC133852339 gene encoding uncharacterized protein LOC133852339 — translated: MGWLTRFLAAVAFLAIGVIFSPETFGSKSDGQNLTKLAIYLKLAHLLSFSTAFGAALWVTFIGGIIMFKNLPRHQFGNLQSKMFPAYFSMVGVCCAISAGSFGYLHPWKSSSTAEKYQLGFLLSSFAFNLANLFVFTPMTIEMMKQRHKVERESNIGEEVGWTKNVEVAKVNPKLAAMNKKFGMIHGLSSLANIMSFGSLAVHSWYLAGKINL